A single genomic interval of Arachis duranensis cultivar V14167 chromosome 7, aradu.V14167.gnm2.J7QH, whole genome shotgun sequence harbors:
- the LOC107458062 gene encoding uncharacterized protein LOC107458062 isoform X1, giving the protein MKFSLYLWAMSFLAALLVKDLMFQMEHVKIAQQDILKWCNGIILSTMRAVQGALIVASCIQIILGFSQIWAICSRFFSRLGYTYYSDSESFVLGWELGRNWNSHANTVYSLISGSCDCMGQGNNKTNPIQNQKKHMQYGYESGLGNF; this is encoded by the exons ATGAAGTTCAGCTTATACTTATGGGCTATGAG CTTCCTTGCTGCTCTGCTGGTGAAGGACCTTATGTTTCAAATGGAGCATGTGAAGATTGCACAACA GGATATCCTTAAATGGTGCAACGGAATT ATTCTTAGCACAATGAGAGCAGTCCAAGGTGCACTAATAGTAGCATCATGCATACAAATAATTTTGGGATTTAGTCAAATATGGGCCATTTGTTCCAG GTTTTTCAGTCGACTTGGATACACATACTATTCTGATTCTGAATCATTTGTGTTAGGTTGGGAGCTGGGTCGAAATTGGAATTCCCATGCTAATACTGTTTATAGCCTTATCTCAG GTAGCTGTGATTGTATGGGACAAGGGAATAACAAGACAAATCCTATCCAAAACCAAAAGAAGCACATGCAATATGGCTATGAAAGTGGGCTTGGAAATTTTTGA
- the LOC107458062 gene encoding uncharacterized protein LOC107458062 isoform X2 has translation MKFSLYLWAMSFLAALLVKDLMFQMEHVKIAQQDILKWCNGIILSTMRAVQGALIVASCIQIILGFSQIWAICSRFFSRLGYTYYSDSESFVLGWELGRNWNSHANTVYSLISGIGSGE, from the exons ATGAAGTTCAGCTTATACTTATGGGCTATGAG CTTCCTTGCTGCTCTGCTGGTGAAGGACCTTATGTTTCAAATGGAGCATGTGAAGATTGCACAACA GGATATCCTTAAATGGTGCAACGGAATT ATTCTTAGCACAATGAGAGCAGTCCAAGGTGCACTAATAGTAGCATCATGCATACAAATAATTTTGGGATTTAGTCAAATATGGGCCATTTGTTCCAG GTTTTTCAGTCGACTTGGATACACATACTATTCTGATTCTGAATCATTTGTGTTAGGTTGGGAGCTGGGTCGAAATTGGAATTCCCATGCTAATACTGTTTATAGCCTTATCTCAG GGATTGGATCAGGAGAGTGA
- the LOC107458006 gene encoding uncharacterized protein LOC107458006, translated as MATIIELVPKEYGFVAIVLVIYCLLNLYMAAQVAIVRKRYKVPYPTLYASESQNKYAKLFNCIQRGHQNSLETMAVFFMLMILGGLKHPSICGVLGVLYIIAGYFYFKGYATGDPNNRHKSRPLRGFIASGEVSSAVCTVDDVPPQFVFCRSRCAAAAAATAAVPPFLCFVPLPPSLTLPNVGFGKEAHKQPFNNVLYNCMRIA; from the exons ATGGCGACGATAATTGAGTTGGTCCCAAAAGAGTACGGGTTTGTGGCGATTGTTCTTGTAATATACTGTCTCCTGAACTTGTACATGGCTGCACAAGTGGCCATTGTTCGCAAGAGGTACAAGGTTCCTTATCCCACTCTTTATGCTTCTGAATCCCAAAACAAATATGCCAAACTCTTTAACTGCATTCAG AGAGGGCACCAAAACTCTTTAGAAACAATGGCAGTATTCTTCATGCTAATGATTTTGGGAGGGCTCAAGCACCCTTCAATTTGTGGTGTTCTTGGAGTGCTTTATATAATTGCTGGTTATTTCTACTTCAAAGGCTATGCCACCGGTGATCCCAACAACCGTCATAAGAGCAG GCCTTTGCGAGGATTCATCGCGAGTGGAGAAGTCAGTTCCGCAGTTTGCACTGTTGACGACGTTCCTCCGCAATTTGTGTTCTGCCGCTCTCGCTGCGCTGCCGCCGCCGCCGCTACCGCTGCCGTTCCTCCATTCCTCTGCTTCGTGCCTTTGCCGCCGTCCCTCACTCTTCCAAAT GTTGGTTTTGGGAAAGAGGCTCACAAGCAACCCTTTAATAATGTATTGTATAATTGTATGAGAATTGCTTAA